The Bos indicus x Bos taurus breed Angus x Brahman F1 hybrid chromosome 25, Bos_hybrid_MaternalHap_v2.0, whole genome shotgun sequence genome has a window encoding:
- the KNOP1 gene encoding lysine-rich nucleolar protein 1 isoform X1: MITKAHKGEVGLGLPEKKKKKKKVVKEPKTQYSVLNSDNYFAEVCPRATPPLKGVIQEQAPRMPLVKKKKKKKGHSTICEEHLEPEITLRAGRTERSHSPRTQALGLSKSLSAEKRKSMSPGSRVKTSPDPRQDEEVTRVGKKLKKHKKEKKAKEATAFSGRDPWFCEAGNIVYTHSVGKDGVREQAALGQKQKQGSPREHSVKMKKKKKIHWEGDPPLGHPECSWSLESSPTKGSKKKPVRVEAPEYIPIGDGSRASVKKKVKSKKRVEQADTEEPALKRKKKKKKRQQSEVAEEPWEEGLQGAEVTERAWPMQARQGHRVRAETCEGPAELGEQQEPDTDLEVVLEKKGNMDEAHIDQVRRKALQEEIDRESGKTEAYDTKKWTGTQFGQWDTAGFENEEQKLKFLKLMGGFKNLPPSFSRPSPTVARPSMALSKKAADTLQRNLQQDYDRALSWKYSRGAGLGFSTAPAKVFYIDRNASKSIKFED, from the exons atgaTCACTAAGGCTCACAAAGGAGAGGTGGGCCTTGGGCtcccagagaaaaagaagaagaaaaagaaagtggttAAAGAACCAAAGACTCAATACTCAGTTTTAAACAGTGACAATTATTTCGCAGAGGTTTGTCCAAGAGCCACACCACCCTTGAAGGGTGTGATCCAAGAACAGGCACCCAGAATGCCTCTcgtgaagaaaaagaagaaaaagaagggtcACAGCACCATCTGTGAGGAGCACCTTGAACCTGAGATCACATTACGCGCTGGACGGACTGAGCGGTCACACAGCCCCAGGACACAGGCACTTGGTCTGTCTAAGTCCCTCAGTGCAGAGAAGAGGAAGTCCATGTCCCCTGGCTCAAGGGTGAAGACCTCTCCAGACCCCAGACAGGACGAGGAAGTGACCAGAGTTGGCAAGAAGCTCAAAAAAcacaagaaggagaaaaaggccAAGGAAGCTACAGCTTTCTCAGGCAGGGATCCTTGGTTCTGCGAGGCTGGGAATATAGTGTATACTCACTCAGTTGGGAAGGATGGCGTCCGGGAGCAGGCAGCCTTGGGACAGAAACAGAAGCAAGGGAGTCCCAGGGAACACAGCGtgaagatgaagaagaagaagaaaatccaCTGGGAGGGAGATCCCCCACTGGGGCACCCTGAGTGCTCCTGGTCCCTGGAGAGCAGCCCTACGAAAGGAAGTAAAAAGAAGCCAGTCAGAGTTGAAGCTCCAGAATACATCCCCATAGGAGATGGCTCCAGGGCTTCtgtgaagaagaaagtgaagtccaaGAAAAGGGTGGAGCAGGCAGACACTGAGGAGCCAGCtctgaagaggaagaagaagaagaagaagaggcagCAGAGCGAAGTAGCAGAGGAGCCTTGGGAAGAG GGTCTGCAAGGGGCTGAGGTCACTGAGAGAGCGTGGCCCATGCAGGCCCGGCAAGGACACCGTGTGCGAGCTGAGACCTGTGAGGGGCCGGCTGAGCTCGGGGAGCAGCAG GAGCCCGACACGGACTTGGaggtggtgttggaaaagaagGGCAACATGGACGAGGCGCACATAGACCAG GTGAGGCGAAAAGCCTTGCAAGAAGAGATTGATCGTGAGTCGGGTAAAACAGAAGCTTATGACACCAAGAAGTGGACA GGAACCCAGTTTGGCCAATGGGATACTGCTGGTTTTGAAAATGAGGAACAGAAACTGAAATTTCTCAAACTCATGGGTGGCTTTAAAAATCTGCCCCCTTCCTTCAGTCGCCCCTCTCCCACGGTGGCCAGGCCCAGCATGGCTCTCAGCAAGAAGGCGGCCGACACCCTGCAGCGGAACCTGCAGCAGGACTACGACCGGGCCCTGAGCTGGAAGTACAGCCGGGGGGCCGGCCTCGGCTTCTCCACCGCCCCGGCCAAAGTCTTTTATATTGACAGGAACGCATCCAAGTCAATCAAGTTTGAAGATTAA
- the KNOP1 gene encoding lysine-rich nucleolar protein 1 isoform X2, producing MITKAHKGEVGLGLPEKKKKKKKVVKEPKTQYSVLNSDNYFAEVCPRATPPLKGVIQEQAPRMPLVKKKKKKKGHSTICEEHLEPEITLRAGRTERSHSPRTQALGLSKSLSAEKRKSMSPGSRVKTSPDPRQDEEVTRVGKKLKKHKKEKKAKEATAFSGRDPWFCEAGNIVYTHSVGKDGVREQAALGQKQKQGSPREHSVKMKKKKKIHWEGDPPLGHPECSWSLESSPTKGSKKKPVRVEAPEYIPIGDGSRASVKKKVKSKKRVEQADTEEPALKRKKKKKKRQQSEVAEEPWEEEPDTDLEVVLEKKGNMDEAHIDQVRRKALQEEIDRESGKTEAYDTKKWTGTQFGQWDTAGFENEEQKLKFLKLMGGFKNLPPSFSRPSPTVARPSMALSKKAADTLQRNLQQDYDRALSWKYSRGAGLGFSTAPAKVFYIDRNASKSIKFED from the exons atgaTCACTAAGGCTCACAAAGGAGAGGTGGGCCTTGGGCtcccagagaaaaagaagaagaaaaagaaagtggttAAAGAACCAAAGACTCAATACTCAGTTTTAAACAGTGACAATTATTTCGCAGAGGTTTGTCCAAGAGCCACACCACCCTTGAAGGGTGTGATCCAAGAACAGGCACCCAGAATGCCTCTcgtgaagaaaaagaagaaaaagaagggtcACAGCACCATCTGTGAGGAGCACCTTGAACCTGAGATCACATTACGCGCTGGACGGACTGAGCGGTCACACAGCCCCAGGACACAGGCACTTGGTCTGTCTAAGTCCCTCAGTGCAGAGAAGAGGAAGTCCATGTCCCCTGGCTCAAGGGTGAAGACCTCTCCAGACCCCAGACAGGACGAGGAAGTGACCAGAGTTGGCAAGAAGCTCAAAAAAcacaagaaggagaaaaaggccAAGGAAGCTACAGCTTTCTCAGGCAGGGATCCTTGGTTCTGCGAGGCTGGGAATATAGTGTATACTCACTCAGTTGGGAAGGATGGCGTCCGGGAGCAGGCAGCCTTGGGACAGAAACAGAAGCAAGGGAGTCCCAGGGAACACAGCGtgaagatgaagaagaagaagaaaatccaCTGGGAGGGAGATCCCCCACTGGGGCACCCTGAGTGCTCCTGGTCCCTGGAGAGCAGCCCTACGAAAGGAAGTAAAAAGAAGCCAGTCAGAGTTGAAGCTCCAGAATACATCCCCATAGGAGATGGCTCCAGGGCTTCtgtgaagaagaaagtgaagtccaaGAAAAGGGTGGAGCAGGCAGACACTGAGGAGCCAGCtctgaagaggaagaagaagaagaagaagaggcagCAGAGCGAAGTAGCAGAGGAGCCTTGGGAAGAG GAGCCCGACACGGACTTGGaggtggtgttggaaaagaagGGCAACATGGACGAGGCGCACATAGACCAG GTGAGGCGAAAAGCCTTGCAAGAAGAGATTGATCGTGAGTCGGGTAAAACAGAAGCTTATGACACCAAGAAGTGGACA GGAACCCAGTTTGGCCAATGGGATACTGCTGGTTTTGAAAATGAGGAACAGAAACTGAAATTTCTCAAACTCATGGGTGGCTTTAAAAATCTGCCCCCTTCCTTCAGTCGCCCCTCTCCCACGGTGGCCAGGCCCAGCATGGCTCTCAGCAAGAAGGCGGCCGACACCCTGCAGCGGAACCTGCAGCAGGACTACGACCGGGCCCTGAGCTGGAAGTACAGCCGGGGGGCCGGCCTCGGCTTCTCCACCGCCCCGGCCAAAGTCTTTTATATTGACAGGAACGCATCCAAGTCAATCAAGTTTGAAGATTAA